One Streptomyces umbrinus genomic window, ATATCTGACCGCGCGGCAGGGGTCCGGCACACAGGTCGCCCCGCTGCAATCCCCGGCCGCGGACGCGCCGGAGGCGACGGCAGGCGCGCGTGCACCCCGTTTCGATCTGCGGCCCGGCAGTCCCGACGTCGGTACGTTCCCGGCGGCGGCCTGGCTGCGCGCGCTGCGCAGGGCCATCGCGAGCGCGCCCTCCCTGGCCTACGACTACGGGGACCCGCGCGGCCGGATCGAACTGCGGACGGCGTTGTCGGGGTACCTGGGGCGGGCGCGCGGGGTGATCGCGCCGCCCGAGCGGATCGTCGTGACCTCCGGGTACGTGCAGGGGCTCGCGCTCCTCACGCGCGTGCTGGACGCCGGAGTGATCGCCATGGAGGACCCCGGCCTCCCCTTCCACCGGGACGTGGTGCGGCACAACGGCGGAACCGTGGCCCCTGTGGAGGTCGATGAACGGGGCGCTTCGGTAAGGGGGTTGGACGATGCGGCGGCCGTCGTCCTCACGCCCGCGCACCAGTACCCGACCGGGGTGACCCTGCACCCGGAGCGGCGGCGGGCCCTCACCGACTGGGCACGCGCGCGTGGAGGGCTGATCGTCGAGGACGACTACGACGGGGAGTTCCGCTACGACCGGCAGCCCGTGGGCGCCCTTCAGGGGATGGCGCCCGGACATGTCGTCTACCTGGGGACGGCGTCCAAGACGCTCGGGCCCGCGCTGCGGCTCGGCTGGATGGTGCTGCCGCCGCACCTCGTGGACGCGATCGCCGACGCCAAGCTGCACACCGACCACCACACGGAGTCGATCGGCCAGCTGGCCCTCGCCGAAATGATCAACAGCCACGCCTACGACCGGCACGTACGCGCGGGCCGCCTGCGGTACCGGCGGCGACGGGACCAGTTGCTGGACCGGGTGGGGACGCGGCGCGGGGTCCGGGGCATCGCGGCGGGTCTGCACGCGCTGATCGACGTGAGCGACGAGGCCGCGGTGCTGGCGCGGGCCGCCGAGGAGGGGCTCGCGGTGGGACACCTCGGGGAACACTGGCACACGGCGGACGACGGACGGCCGCAGGGGCTCGTGGTGGGGTACGGGACGCCTCGGGAGCGGGTCTATCCGAAGGCGCTGGAGGTGCTGGGGCGGGTGCTGGAGGGGCCTGAGGGCCGGAGCTGAGCGCGCCGGGCGGTGGCTCGGGAGCCGGTTGGATTGGGCCAAGAAAGCACATGAATTTTGGGCCTATTTAGAGCCCCATTCCATCCGTAGCGTCGTAGTCATGACGAACCGAGTCGCACCCGCCGGAGCCCCCGCGAAGACGAGCCGCGTGATCCCGCCCGCGGGTCCGCAGCGCGTTCTGGCCCTGGCCCAGTTGAGCAACTCCGTCGGGGACGGTGCCTACTACGTCACGTCCGCCCTCTACTTCACCCACGTCGTCGGGCTCGCCCCCGCGCGCGTGGGGCTCGGACTCACGGTCGCGTGGGCGGTCGGTTCGCTGGTGGGCGTGCCCCTTGGGCGGCTCACCGACCGGCGCGGGCCGCGCGGCACGGCGGTACTGCTGGCGCTCGCGACGAGCGTCGCGGTGGCGTCCTTCCTCGTCGTACGCGGCTTCGTGCCGTTCGTGCTGGCGGCGTGCGTGTACGCCTCCGCGCAGTCGGGGCTCGCGGCGGCCCGGCAGGCGCTGCTGGCCGGGCTGGTGTCCCGGGAGGAGCGGACGGGGCTGCTCGCGCACCTCCAGTCGACGCTCAACGCCGGTCTCGCGGTGGGGGCGGGGCTCGGCGGACTCGCGCTGCACCTGGGCACGCGGGAGGCCTACCTCGGGGTGTTCGCGCTGGACTCGGTGAGCTTCCTGCTGTGCGCGGCGGTGCTGCTGCGGCTGCCCGTCGTGAAGGCGGTGTCCGCGCGCGTGGCCGACGAAAAGGGGCGCGGCGACGCCCTCGGAGTGCTGCGCGATCGCCCGTACGCCCTGGTGACGCTCCTCAACACCGTGCTGTTGCTGCGGATGCCGCTGCTGAGCCTGGGCATCCCGCTGTGGATCTCCGAGCGGACCGAAGCCCCGACCTGGCTGGTGTCCGCGCTGTTCGTGCTCAACACCGGTGCGGTGATGCTCTTCCAGGTACGGATGGCACGCGGGGTTCGGGGGCCGGCGTCGGCCACGCGCGCGGTGCGGCGTTCGGGGCTCGTGATGCTGGCGTCGTGCGCGGTGTTCGCGCTGTCGGCGGGGGTCTCGCCCTGGATGGCGGTGGGCGTGCTGACGGTCGGCGCGGTGCTCCAGGTCGTCGCCGAGATGCAGCAGTCGGCGGGTTCCTGGCAGCTGTCGTTCGACCTCGCCCCCGCCGACCGGGTGGGCGAGTACCAGGGCTTCTTCGGTACGGGCGTGACGGTGGCGCGGACCGCGGGGCCGCTGGTCCTGACGTCGCTGCTCGTGGGGTGGGGGACGCCCGGGTGGCTGCTCCTCGGCGGCCTGATGCTGGCGGCCTCGTACGCGATGGGTCCTGCCGTGCGGTGGGCGACGGACAGCCGGCCCGCCGCCGCACCGATGGTCAGGCGGCCAGTACCGGTGAACTGACCGTCACCGGCAGCGAGTCCACGAACAGGGCCCCCGCGAGCAGCCCGCTGCTTCCGCGGGGGCTCCACGCGCGCGCGTGGAGGTCGTCGTCGAAGGCGGCCAGCGCCGCGCGGCCCGCCTCCGTGGACGTGCTCCCCGCAGCCAGGACCCCGCGGGCGCCCGCCTGGACGTGCCGCAGGCCGTGCGGGCCCGCTGTGTAGAGCAACTCCGTGTCCTGGAGCGTCGACATCACGGTCATCAGGGCGTCGAGCCGGGCGTACGGCTCGGGGACGCCGGCCGAGCGGGCCGTGGCCAGTGCGTCCAACGCCCGCCTTACGTGCGGGAATCCGGCCCTGGCCTCGCCCCTCGCGCCGGCCGCGCCGTACTGGGCGGAGACCGACGAGCCGCGGGAGGGGCGGCGCGGCGCCCGCCGGTCGGGGTGCGCCGCGATCCGCTTGGCGGTCGCGGCCAGGTCGCGCCCGGTGGCGCGGGGTTCCAGGGCCGCCGCGGCGACCAGCAGGCCGAGCACCCACAGGGCTCCGCGGTGGCCACCGCCCGCCAGGGTCACCGAGTGCTCGGTGGAGCGCCCTATCGCGCCGAGCTCCGCCCTCAGTTCCGGTGTCGCCGAGCCGGTGCGGCGGGCGGCCGCCGCCATGGCCGCGAGGCCCGGGGCCAGCGCCTTGGCCGACCAGCGCAGCGAGCAGTGGTCCTCGCCGGTCGCGCGGGCGGCGAGGTCACGCGGGTCGGGCAGTCCGGGCTTGGGGGCCAGCGCCAGGTGCCCGGTCAGGGCGGTCACGGCGGCGTGGGCCAGCGTCTCGTCCTCACGGCTGCTCATCGAAACCTCACGGCCTCTCATCGACGTAAACGCTTACGAGGAGGATTCGGTGGAGGAGGCCGACGCGCTCGGGGCGTCGCTCGGCGCATCGCCGGGCGCGCCGCTCGGGGGCGTCCCGCCACCACCACCGCTGCCCGCGCCCGTGTTCTCGGTGTCCGGGTCGATGCCGAGGGTGATGGATCCCTTGTAGCCCTTGGAGGGGTCCTTCTTGTGGACGGGCTTCAGGGTGAGCAGGCCGCTGGAGGCGCCTCCGCCGTCGTAGACCATGTCGTCGTCGAGCTTGGTCCAGGTGCCGGTGTGCCGCGAGTACGGCTCCAGCTCGAAGATCTGCTCGGCGACGGCGTCGTCGAAGAAGAGCTGGCCGGTGAAGTTGACCTTGCCGCCCTCGTAGGTGCCGTCCTCCTTCTCGCCGCCGGTGTGCACCTTCACGTGGATGTGGCAGGTCCGCGGCGTGTACCAGCCGGGGACGATCGTCTCGAACTTGACGACCCCGTTGGCGTTGGCGACCTGGTAGCCGCGCAGGTACGTCTTGTCGTCGGCTGTCGAGCCGTCCTCGCTCTCGGCGGGCGCCGAGCCGCCGGGGTTGGCGGTCGTGTAGCCGGAGTAGTAGCCCCAGGCGTCGCAGTGCCAGATCTCCACGGCCGCGCCGGCCACCGGGGCGCACGACTCGGTGGTGTCCTGCACGGTGATGCGCAGCGTCAGCGGGACACCGCTCTTGCCCTCGGTGATGTCCTTCCGCACGAGAGCGCCGTCCAGGTAGTACGGGCCCTCCGTGACACTGGACATGAGGACACAGGTGCCGCTGCTCGAACCGGCGGACGCGCTCGCGGCGACCGTCTCCGTGGCCGTCGTCTCCGTGGCCGTGGCGGTCGTCTCGTCGGCGAAGGCGGACTGGTATCCCGCGATCGCGAGCCCGCCGGCCGCGACCGTGCCACCGGTGACCGCGATCGCGCGGCGCCGGGTGATCGTCGTGTCTTTGTGTGTTCCCGTCATGCCGGGAAAGCTAGGGACGCCGTCCGTCAGGAACATGGGGGGCGGCTGTGAGGACGCTGAGAATGCCGGGGAGGCCGAAGTCGGCGGGAAAACAACCCTCCCTAGGGGGTGGCCATCAGCGGCGTGTCCTCGCGCCACTTGAGCATCTTGTCGAAGCTGACCACCGCGCCGCCCCGGCCCGGCTTGTTGCCGATGTGGACGTGGTCGGCGAGCTCCTGGATCAGACAGAGGCCCCGGCCGTTCTCGGCGTCGCTGTGGGCGGGGCGGACCGGGGCGCGTCCCCGTCCCGAGGGGAACCCCGGTCCGGAGTCGGCCACTTCGATGCGGCACGTCTCGCCGTCCAGGTAGGCCGTGACCCGGTAGGCCTCGCCGGACTCCCCGTGGACGGACTCGCCCCCGTGCTCGACGGCGTTGGCGCAGGCCTCGCTCAGCGCGACGGAGAGGTCGTAGGAGATGTCGGGATCCACCCCTGCCGACTCCATCGTGCCGAGCAGCAGGCGCCGGGCGAGCGGCACGCTCGCCGCTTCACGCCGGAGATGGAGGGACCACCAGATGCTCATGCTCCAGCCTCCTGGCCGCGGCTCGACATACCGATACGTATTGCCGCACAGGGCCGGGTGTAAGCGTGCCGTTGACGTGATGCCGCCCATTCGGGGGATGTGCCGGCGCCATCCGCCGGTGTACGTGCGTACTACCGGTGTCAGAACGTGACCTTCCGGAACGTACGTCACCTTGTGGACCTGCCGTGTGGCGCGGGTGAGCCCAGTGCGATGATGAGCCCGCCATGACTGCCCCCCACCAGCGCGCGTGCACCGGAGGTGAACTCCGGGTCCTGAGGGCCGCGGTGTTCACCGCGGTCTGTGTCGTGCTGGCCGCGGCCGGTCATGCGATCGTCTCCTGCGCCACGGTTCCCCTGTGGTCGCTGGGCGCCGGATTCCTCGCCGTCTTCGCCGTCGCGGCGCCGCTCGCCGGGCGTGAGCGCTCCCTGCCGGGCATCGTCGTGCTGCTGGCGGTCGGCCAGGCCGTACTGCACACGCTCTTCGGGCTCGGCCAGCACGGCACGGCGGCGATGGCGTCAGCGGGTGTGGACGCCTCGCTCGTGGCCCGGGCCGCCCGGCTGGTGTGCGGGGCGTCCGTCGCGACGCTCAGCCCCGCCCAGGCGCAACGGATCCTCGCCAACGCCCGGCTGGACGCGATCGGTACGGGCGGGGCGGGCGGCACGGGCACGGCTCACGCGGCCCACGAACAGGCGGGCGCCATGGCGTCGGCCGCCGCCGGGACCCCGATGTCGGCGCTGCCGTCGCTGTCCATGTTGCTCGGCCACGTTCTCGCGGCCGCCGCCACCGGATGGCTGCTGCGCCGCGGGGACGTCGCGCTGCGGCGCCTCCTGCGCCTCTCGGCGCACGGAGTGGCCGAAGGGGCGCTCGTCTCCCTGCGCGGGGCCCTGGCGCTCGTACGCGCCCTGCTGGCGGGTCTCCCGGGCACGTCCCCCGAGGCGCCGCGCGTACCGCGGGCCACGGAGTACGTGCCACCGGCCGTACCAGCGACCGCTCTTCAGCACTCGGTCGTCCGGCGCGGTCCGCCGGCCCACAGGGTTCTCACCCTCGCCGCCTGACGCGACGCACCACTTCTGGACGTATCACTCCCGGGGGACCGTCGTGCGGCACGCGCGCGTGCCCGCTCTTTCGCACGCGCAACCCCGTTCTGCCACCGAACCAGTGCTGAAAGTGGAGTGTCCCTGCCATGAAGGCTTCCCGTATCGCCGCGACCGGTGCCGTCGCCGCCTCCGCCGTCCTAGTCCTGTCCGGCCCCGCGTTCGCGCACGTCAGCGTGCAGCCCGAGGGCACGGCCGCCAAGGGTGGCTACGCGACCGTCAACTTCAAGGTGCCGAACGAGCGCGACAAGGCCTCGACCACCAAGCTCGAAGTGAACTTCCCGGCCGACCACCCGCTCGCCTCGGTGATGCCGCAGGCCGTCGACGGCTGGACCGTCAAGGTCACCAAGTCCAAGCTCGACAAGCCGCTCGAACTGCACGGCGAGAAGATCAACGAGGCCGTCACCAAGGTCACCTGGACCGCCGACGGCAAGGGCATCCAGCCCGGCTACTTCCAGAAGTTCCCGCTCTCCATCGGCGCGCTGCCCGAGGACACCGACGAGCTGGTGTTCAAGGCGATCCAGACGTACTCCAACAAGGAGGTCGTGCGCTGGATCGAGACCTCGACGAAGGGCGCGGAGGAGCCCGAGTCGCCGGCTCCGGTGCTCGCCCTGTCCGCCGCCGAGGGCGACCACCACGGATCCGCCTCCTCCGCCTCCGACGACTCTGCGGAGGCCGACGACGCGAAGGCCGCCGCCAACACCTCGACCACCGAGGCCGCCTCCTCCGACAGCAGCGACACCACGGCCCGTGTACTGGGCGTCGTGGGCATCGTCGTCGGCGTGGCGGGCGTGGCGTTCGGCGTGCTCGCCGGTCGTCGGCGTACCACCGCGTAAGCCAAGTCCCACCCATCGAAACCTCGGACGCCCCACCGGGATCCCCGGCCGAATCCGTTTTCCGGCCGGGGGTCCGGCCCGCCGCACAGCGGCGATCGGCGGTGGCGTCCCCCCGGAGAATGCACTATGCGCAAGAAGACGTACGCCGCGGCCGCGCTGTTCGCCGCGGCCGCCCTGACCCTTTCCGCCTGCGGCAGCGGTGACGACGCCGACAACGCGGTCGCCGAGGTCTCCGAGGAGGCAGGCTCCGACAAGGCCGCGACGGTCCTCGACAAACCGTTCGAAAAGCCGGACCTCGTCCTCACCGACACCCACGGCAAGCAGTACGACCTCCGCAAGGAGACCAAGGGCAAGCCGACACTGATCTACTTCGGCTACACCAACTGCCCCGACGTCTGCCCGCTGACGATGAACAACATCGCCGTCGCCGAGAAGCAGCTCGCCCAGAACAAACAGGTGACGCAGGCCGAGAAGGACTCGCTCCGCATCGTGTTCGTCACCACCGACCCCGAGCGGGACACCTCCGCCGCGCTCGGCAAGTGGCTCAAGGGCATCGACCCCGATGTCGTCGGCCTGACCGGCTCCTTCGCCACGATCCAGGGCGGCGCCCGGACGCTCGGCATCTCCATCGAGGCGCCGAAGAAGGACAAGACCGGCAAGGTCGTCTCGATGCACGGCACCCAGGTCATCGCCTTCTCCCCGAAGACCGACGGCGGTTACGTGCTGTACGGCGAGGACGCCACCGTCGACGACTACACCAAGGACCTCCCCAAGCTGATCAAGGGCGAGAAGCCGTGACGCGTCGTACGGCGGCCAGGAGGGTGTCCACGTCCACGGGGGCCTCGGCGGCTGCCCTCGTCGTGGCCGCCGCCCTGGCCCTGGCGGGCTGCGGCGACTCGGACTCGGACTCCTCGGAACCCGAACTGTCCGTCGCCGCGATCTACATGCCGCAGCCGGTCTCGGACTCCATGGCGGCCGGTTTCCTGATCGTCGCCAACGCCGGCGGAGCCGACGACAGGCTGTCCTCCGTCACCAGCGACGTCGCCGGCGAGGTCACCCTCCACACGACGTCCGGGCAGTCGATGACCGAGGTCAAGAACCTCGACGTCCCCGGTCACGGGAAGCTCGTCCTGGAGAGCGGCGGCAACCACCTCATGTTCGAGAAGCTGAAGCGCAAGCCGAAGGAGGGCGACAAGGTGTCCCTGGAGCTGCACTTCACCAAGTCCGGGCCGATGAAGGTCGAGATGCCGGTGAAGTCCCCCACCTACCGGCCCACGGCGACCACCAAATCGTCCATGCAGTCGTCCTCGACGTCTCACCACTGAGGGAGGGACCAACCGTGAGCCAGACCATCGCTCCCCGAGTCCGGACGCTGCTGTTGCTGCTCCTCGCCGTCACCGGCGCGCTCCTCGCCGGGTCCGCGCCCGTCTCCGCGCACGCCGCCCTGACGGCGAGCGACCCCCAGCAGGGATCGGTGGTCAAGGAGGCGCCGGCCCAGGTGTCGCTCACCTTCTCCGAGGGTGTCGCGATGTCCGACGGATCGGTGCGCGTGCTCGACCCCAAGGGCAAGCGCGTCGACACCGGGAAGACCAGCGAGCAGGGCACGAACACGTACTCCGTGAAGCTGCACTCGGGCCTGCCGGACGGCACGTTCACCGTCACCTACCAGGTGGTGTCGGCGGACAGCCACCCCGTCTCCGGCGCCTTCACCTTCTCCATCGGGGCCCCCTCGACGACCTCCGTCTCCGTGTCCGACCAGGAGGCCGGCGGCGGAGTGGTGGGCGGGCTCTACGGCTTCGCGCGCTATCTCTCGTACGCGGGCTTCATCCTCCTCGTCGGCGGCGCGGCCTTCGTGCTGGCCTGCTGGCAGCGGGGCACCGGGGAGCGGTCGGTGCAGCGGCTGGTCGTCTCCGGGTGGCTCGCGCTGACCGGGGCCACGCTCGCCATGCTGCTGCTGCGCGGCTCGTACACCGGCTCCGGGAAGGTCGGGGACATCTTCGACCTGAGCCTGCTCAGCGATGTGCTGCAGACCAAGACGGGCGCGGCGCTGGTCTCGCGCCTGCTGCTGCTCGCGGCGGGCGCCCTGTTCATCGCCGTGCTCTTCGGAGCGTACGAAAAGCGCGAGGACGACGAGGAGAAGGGCGATCTGACCTTCGGGCTCGCCATCGGCGGGTTCGTCGTGGCGGCGGGTCTGGCCGCGACCTGGGCCATGGCCGAGCACGCCTCGACCGGTATCCAGACCGGGATCTCGATGCCCGTCGACGTGCTGCACCTGCTTGCCGCCGCCGTCTGGCTGGGCGGCCTGTCGACGCTGCTCGTGGCGCTCTACCGCGCGCCGTCCATCGAGCCGGCCGTAGTACGCCGCTTCTCCCGCATCGCGTTCGGCAGCGTGGCCGTGCTGGCCGCGACGGGCATCTACCAGTCGTGGCGGCAGCTCGGCTCCTGGTCCGCGTTCACCGGGACCTCGTACGGGCAGCTGCTGCTCGTCAAGATCGGCCTGGTGGTCGTCCTCGTCGGCATCGCGTGGATATCGCGGCGCTGGACGGCGCAGCTGTCGCAGGCACCGGCCGCGAAGGCTGTGAAGAGCTCGGCGGCCACGCCGGCGAAGGCCACCGCGAAGACGCCTGCCAAGGTCTCGGCCAAGACTTCGGCAAAGGCTGCAGCGAAGACATCGGCGAAGACCTCCGCCCCGACCTCGGAGCGGTCGGAGGACGAGAACCGCGAGACCGAGGACGAGAAGGAGTCGGCCGCCACGCCCGCGGGCAGCGGCGACGGCAAGCGGGCCACCCAACTGGCCCGGCAGCGGGCAGCGGTGGCCACCGCGCGCGAGAAGCGCCGGCGTGACGCCGATCCGCTCCGCTCGGGTCTGCGCCGCTCGGTGCTCGCCGAGGCGGGCGTCGCGGTGGTCCTGCTGGCCGTCACCACCGTGCTGACGTCCACCGAACCCGGACGCACGGTGGAGGAGGCCGAGGCCGCCACCGCCGCCAGCTCGCAGGAGGCCACCGGAGCACTGGCCGTGGACATCCCGTTCGACACCGGAGGCAAGGACGGCAAGGGCCTCGCGCGCGTCGAGATCGACCCGGCCCGCGTCGGCGGCAACGACATGCACGTCTACGTACAGCGGCCGAACGGCAAGGCCTTCGACATCCCCGAGGTCAAGGTCTCCTTCACCCTGAAGGCGAAGGACATCGGGCCGCTGCCCGTGGTCCCCGACCGGATCGCCACCGGACACTGGACGGCGACCGGGGTACAGATCCCGATGGCGGGCAACTGGGCGATCGCGGTGACGGTGCGGACCTCCGACATCGACCAGGTGACCGTGGACAAGAACGCGCAGATCGGCTGAACGACACCATGGCTGAACAGTCCACTCCGGAGACGTCCTCCCCGGGTGCCCCCGCCGAAGGGGCACCCGGTCAGGGAGGCGTCCCCCAGAAGGCCACTGCCCCGAAGGCCGCTCCCAAGGGGGCCTCTTCCGAAAATGCCCCTCCTAGGGAGGCCGATTCCCAAAAGGCCCCCTCCAAGGGCGTCATTTCGCGGCGCCGCCTGCTCGGTACCGCCGGTGCCACCGGCCTCGCGCTCGGCGCCGCGGGCGGGGCCGCCGGATACGCCGCCGCGCCCTCCGCCGACCAGACCGCGCTCCTCAACTCGCTCGGCGCGGACGAGGTGATGTTTCACGGGAAACATCAGCCCGGCATCACGACCGCCCTGCAGGCCCGCGGCCACCTCGTCGCGTTCGATCTCGCGGCGGGCGCGGGCCGCAAGGAGGCGGCCGCCCTGCTGCGGCGCTGGTCGACGACGACCCAGCGGCTGATGGCGGGCGAAGCGTCCGCGAGCGCCGACACGGACGTGGCGCGCGACGCCGGACCCTCGTCCCTCACGGTCACCTTCGGCTTCGGCCACAGCTTCTTCGCCCGTACGGGACTGGAGAAGCAGCGGCCGATCGCCCTCGACCCGCTGCCCGACTTCTCCTCGGACCACCTGGACAAGGCGCGCAGCAACGGCGACCTGTGGGTGCAGATCGGCTCGAACGACGCCCTCGTCGCCTTCCATGCCCTGCGCGCGATCCAGAAGGACGCGGGACAGGCGGCGAAGGTGCGCTGGCAGATGAACGGCTTCAACCGCTCGCCGGGAGCCACCTCCCAGCCCATGACGGCCCGCAACCTGATGGGGCAGATCGACGGCACACGCAATCCCAAGCCGTCGGAGTCCGACTTCGACCGGCGGATCTTCGTGCCCGACGCGGGCGACCCGTCGTGGATGGCAGGCGGCTCGTACGCTGTCGTACGCCGTATCCGCATGCTCCTCGACGACTGGGAGCAGCTCTCGGTCAAGGCGCAGGAGGACGTGATCGGGCGGCGGAAGACCACCGGGGCGCCGCTCTCCGGCGGCACCGAGACGTCCGAGATGGACCTGGAGAAGACCGACGCCGCTGGCGGGCTCGTCGTCCCCATCAACGCCCATTCCCGTATCACCCGGCCCGACGAGAACGGCGGTGCCGCGATGCTGCGCAGGCCGTTCTCCTTCCACGACGGCATCGACGCGGACGGGGTCCCGGACGCGGGCCTGCTCTTCGTCTGCTGGCAGGCCGACCCGCTGCGCGGCTTCGTACCGGTGCAGCGCAAGCTCGACCGCGGTGACGCGCTGTCCACGTTCATCCGGCACGAGTCGAGCGGCCTGTTCGCGGTGCCGGGCGGGGCGGCGGAAGGGGAGTACGTGGGGCAGAAGTTGCTGGAGGGGTGAGATCAGCTCGCTGAGGCGGCTGGGACGGCTGAGGTGGCAGAGGCCGGAAGCGGGGGCCCTGCCGCGCAAGGCCCATTAGGGTGAGGCCATGCCAGCCAGCTACGCGTATCTCGGCCCCGAGGGCACCTTCACCGAAGTCGCCCTGCGGACTCTTCCGGAGTCGGCCACCCGGCAGCTCATCCCGATGGTGTCCGTGCCCGCCGCGCTCGACGCGGTCCGGGCCGGCGAGGCCGAGGCCGCGTTCGTACCGATCGAGAACTCCGTCGAGGGCGGCATCACCACCACCGTCGACGAACTGGCCGTCGGCGAACCGCTGATGATCTACCGCGAGGTCCTTCTCTCGATCACCTTCGCGCTGCTGGTCCGCCCGGGCACGAAGCTCTCGGAGATCAAGACGGTCAGCGCACATCCGGCCGCGCAGCCGCAGGTCCGCAACTGGATGAAGAACAACCTCCCGGACGTCATCTGGGAGTCGGCGGCCTCCAACGCGGACGGCGCCCGCCTGGTGCAGGAGGGGCGCTACGACGCGGCCTTCGCGGGCGAGTTCGCGGCGGAACGGTACGGCCTCAAGGCCCTGGAGACCGGGATCCACGACGCGGAGAACGCGCAGACCCGGTTCGTCCTGGTGGGCAGGCCCGCCCGGCCCGCGGCGCCGACCGGCGCGGACAAGACCTCCGTGGTCATCTGGCAGCGCGACGACCACCCGGGTGCGCTGCTCGAACTCCTCCAGGAGTTCGCCGTCCGCGGGGTCAACCTGATGCTGCTGCAGTCCCGGCCGACCGGCGAGGGCATCGGCAACTACTGCTTCGCCATCGACGCCGAGGGACACATCGCGGACCGCCGCGTCGGCGAGGCGCTGATGGGCCTCAAGCGGATCTGTCCGCAGGTACGGTTCCTCGGTTCCTATCCGCAGGCCGACGTCGACCCCAAGGACGTACGTGCGCCGCGGGCCGGTACGTCCGACACCGAGTTCGCGGCGGCCTCGGACTGGCTGGCGCGCTGCCAGGACGGCCGGTTCTAGGCGGGCTGTGCCCAGCGGGTTACCGGGCGGAGCTTGCTCTGCTCGGCTTACTGAACGGGCTTTGCCGAGCAGGCCTTGCTGAGCGGGCTCGCCGAGCAGGGCTTGCTGGGCGAGCTTTGCCAAGCGCGACTTTCTGGGCGGAGTTCGCTGAACGGGGTTCGCTGGCCGCGGCTTTCTGGCCGCGGCTTGCTGAGCGGGCTTCTCTCACGGCCGCCGAGCGGACACCCGTTGGCAACCCGGCAGCCACTGGCCGTCTTCCGTGCGGTTTCCCGGGCGGAGCCGTCGGCTCCGCCCGCCCGTTTCGGCCAGTCCTACCTGCAGATTGTCTCTGTCCACAGAAGTTATCCACAGGCACGCTTCTCGACCTGGGGACAAGTCGACAACGAAGCGCGACTCAGTCGACAAATCGGCCTACAGCCCACAAGTCCGTCCACAGCCCCATCGGTCACCCTTCGTCCACCCGTTTCTGTTGACCAATCCCATAGAGCGAACCATTTCCACTCGAAAGTGCGTGTAGGGAGGGTTTGGTCCGGGAATTCTTGGCTCTGCACACAGCTTTGGGAACGATCACTTCCGATGTCCACAGATCTTTCGCACAGCCTGTGGATAACTTTTCCGGGGTGTGGATTTCTGTGGACAACCCAGCTCTCAAGTCCCGCTCCCCACAAGGGAATCGAGTCAACCGACCGAATCCCACCTGCCCCGTTCCAGGGATCGACTCCCCTTTCATTGACGTCTATTGAAGCGCCTCACCAATTCCCGCAAAACGTGACAGAAGCGACAGAACGGAATACCGGGTCGTGAGTCGGAACCCCGCACCGGTAGCCTTGTGGGGTGATTGACCTTCGCCTGCTTCGTGAGGACCCCGACCGTGTTCGCGCCTCCCAGCGCGCCCGTGGAGAGGACGTCGCCCTTGTCGACGCCCTCCTCTCCGCCGACGAGCGGCGCAGGT contains:
- the pdxR gene encoding MocR-like pyridoxine biosynthesis transcription factor PdxR, which translates into the protein MDAFWSGVGVDLHLEPDAADGRRAGLERALRDAVRDGRLAPGTRLPATRRLAAELGISRGTAKSAYDQLIAEGYLTARQGSGTQVAPLQSPAADAPEATAGARAPRFDLRPGSPDVGTFPAAAWLRALRRAIASAPSLAYDYGDPRGRIELRTALSGYLGRARGVIAPPERIVVTSGYVQGLALLTRVLDAGVIAMEDPGLPFHRDVVRHNGGTVAPVEVDERGASVRGLDDAAAVVLTPAHQYPTGVTLHPERRRALTDWARARGGLIVEDDYDGEFRYDRQPVGALQGMAPGHVVYLGTASKTLGPALRLGWMVLPPHLVDAIADAKLHTDHHTESIGQLALAEMINSHAYDRHVRAGRLRYRRRRDQLLDRVGTRRGVRGIAAGLHALIDVSDEAAVLARAAEEGLAVGHLGEHWHTADDGRPQGLVVGYGTPRERVYPKALEVLGRVLEGPEGRS
- a CDS encoding MFS transporter, which codes for MTNRVAPAGAPAKTSRVIPPAGPQRVLALAQLSNSVGDGAYYVTSALYFTHVVGLAPARVGLGLTVAWAVGSLVGVPLGRLTDRRGPRGTAVLLALATSVAVASFLVVRGFVPFVLAACVYASAQSGLAAARQALLAGLVSREERTGLLAHLQSTLNAGLAVGAGLGGLALHLGTREAYLGVFALDSVSFLLCAAVLLRLPVVKAVSARVADEKGRGDALGVLRDRPYALVTLLNTVLLLRMPLLSLGIPLWISERTEAPTWLVSALFVLNTGAVMLFQVRMARGVRGPASATRAVRRSGLVMLASCAVFALSAGVSPWMAVGVLTVGAVLQVVAEMQQSAGSWQLSFDLAPADRVGEYQGFFGTGVTVARTAGPLVLTSLLVGWGTPGWLLLGGLMLAASYAMGPAVRWATDSRPAAAPMVRRPVPVN
- a CDS encoding triphosphoribosyl-dephospho-CoA synthase gives rise to the protein MSSREDETLAHAAVTALTGHLALAPKPGLPDPRDLAARATGEDHCSLRWSAKALAPGLAAMAAAARRTGSATPELRAELGAIGRSTEHSVTLAGGGHRGALWVLGLLVAAAALEPRATGRDLAATAKRIAAHPDRRAPRRPSRGSSVSAQYGAAGARGEARAGFPHVRRALDALATARSAGVPEPYARLDALMTVMSTLQDTELLYTAGPHGLRHVQAGARGVLAAGSTSTEAGRAALAAFDDDLHARAWSPRGSSGLLAGALFVDSLPVTVSSPVLAA
- a CDS encoding intradiol ring-cleavage dioxygenase is translated as MTGTHKDTTITRRRAIAVTGGTVAAGGLAIAGYQSAFADETTATATETTATETVAASASAGSSSGTCVLMSSVTEGPYYLDGALVRKDITEGKSGVPLTLRITVQDTTESCAPVAGAAVEIWHCDAWGYYSGYTTANPGGSAPAESEDGSTADDKTYLRGYQVANANGVVKFETIVPGWYTPRTCHIHVKVHTGGEKEDGTYEGGKVNFTGQLFFDDAVAEQIFELEPYSRHTGTWTKLDDDMVYDGGGASSGLLTLKPVHKKDPSKGYKGSITLGIDPDTENTGAGSGGGGGTPPSGAPGDAPSDAPSASASSTESSS
- a CDS encoding ATP-binding protein, with protein sequence MSIWWSLHLRREAASVPLARRLLLGTMESAGVDPDISYDLSVALSEACANAVEHGGESVHGESGEAYRVTAYLDGETCRIEVADSGPGFPSGRGRAPVRPAHSDAENGRGLCLIQELADHVHIGNKPGRGGAVVSFDKMLKWREDTPLMATP
- a CDS encoding YcnI family copper-binding membrane protein; amino-acid sequence: MKASRIAATGAVAASAVLVLSGPAFAHVSVQPEGTAAKGGYATVNFKVPNERDKASTTKLEVNFPADHPLASVMPQAVDGWTVKVTKSKLDKPLELHGEKINEAVTKVTWTADGKGIQPGYFQKFPLSIGALPEDTDELVFKAIQTYSNKEVVRWIETSTKGAEEPESPAPVLALSAAEGDHHGSASSASDDSAEADDAKAAANTSTTEAASSDSSDTTARVLGVVGIVVGVAGVAFGVLAGRRRTTA
- a CDS encoding SCO family protein gives rise to the protein MRKKTYAAAALFAAAALTLSACGSGDDADNAVAEVSEEAGSDKAATVLDKPFEKPDLVLTDTHGKQYDLRKETKGKPTLIYFGYTNCPDVCPLTMNNIAVAEKQLAQNKQVTQAEKDSLRIVFVTTDPERDTSAALGKWLKGIDPDVVGLTGSFATIQGGARTLGISIEAPKKDKTGKVVSMHGTQVIAFSPKTDGGYVLYGEDATVDDYTKDLPKLIKGEKP